The Actinomadura sp. WMMB 499 genome includes a window with the following:
- a CDS encoding amino acid adenylation domain-containing protein, whose product MSARGPAAGRLPSLAGLASLAVPGAELERARELAVRHGMTRELEVDLGDPVITRVERFAAERDRPAVADGGRALSYAELAAEARRLATLLEGAGVRPGEVVGVGGGRCAAVIAAFLAIELVGALYVPADETWPATRVRDVLDQAGASVLLTVDAGDPAPALLEGAAAAGCAAVRADAARDLAPWPGEPRLDALDRPRYVLFTSGSTGRPKGAVVEHRGMLNHLWAKIIDLELTGADAVAFTAPLGFDISIWQMLCPLLLGGRVEVVGDGVAHDAPAFARLVDGRGVTVVELVPTMVRHLLDDLPARPDGPPFPGLRWMIATGEELPAELSRRWLAAVPHARLLNAYGPTECSDDVTHHTVTAGDLELLRLPIGTPVVNARLYVLRSLDDGTWAACDAGETGELFVGGVVVGRGYLGDPDRTREAFFRDPFGPSPTGRLYRTGDAVRLLPAGAGGADRPTLQYLGRVDRQVKISGVRMELGEIEAVLQRHPSVGAAAVVVHEYPAR is encoded by the coding sequence ATGAGCGCTCGTGGACCGGCGGCCGGCCGGCTGCCCTCCCTGGCCGGCCTGGCGTCCCTCGCGGTACCCGGGGCCGAGCTCGAAAGGGCCCGTGAACTGGCCGTCCGGCACGGGATGACGCGCGAGCTGGAGGTCGATCTCGGCGACCCGGTGATCACCCGGGTGGAGCGCTTCGCCGCCGAGCGGGACCGGCCGGCGGTCGCCGACGGGGGCCGCGCGCTGAGCTACGCGGAGCTGGCCGCCGAGGCGCGCCGCCTCGCGACGCTGCTGGAGGGCGCGGGCGTGCGGCCCGGCGAGGTCGTCGGGGTCGGCGGCGGCCGGTGCGCCGCGGTGATCGCGGCGTTCCTGGCGATCGAGCTGGTCGGCGCCCTGTACGTCCCCGCGGACGAGACGTGGCCGGCGACGCGCGTCCGCGACGTGCTCGATCAGGCGGGCGCGTCCGTCCTGCTCACCGTGGACGCCGGGGACCCCGCGCCCGCGCTGCTGGAGGGCGCCGCCGCGGCGGGGTGCGCCGCGGTCCGCGCCGACGCGGCCCGCGACCTGGCGCCGTGGCCCGGCGAGCCCCGCCTGGACGCCCTCGACCGCCCCCGCTACGTGCTGTTCACGTCCGGTTCGACCGGACGCCCGAAGGGCGCGGTCGTCGAGCACCGGGGGATGCTCAACCACCTCTGGGCGAAGATCATCGACCTGGAACTGACGGGCGCCGACGCGGTCGCGTTCACGGCCCCGCTCGGCTTCGACATCTCGATCTGGCAGATGCTGTGCCCGCTGCTGCTCGGCGGCCGGGTCGAGGTCGTCGGCGACGGCGTCGCGCACGACGCGCCCGCGTTCGCCCGGCTGGTGGACGGGCGCGGCGTCACCGTGGTCGAGCTGGTTCCGACGATGGTCCGGCACCTTCTGGACGACCTGCCGGCGCGCCCGGACGGGCCGCCGTTCCCCGGCCTGCGCTGGATGATCGCGACGGGTGAGGAGCTGCCCGCGGAACTGTCGCGGCGCTGGCTGGCGGCCGTCCCGCACGCCCGGCTGCTCAACGCCTACGGGCCCACCGAATGCTCCGACGACGTCACCCACCACACGGTCACGGCCGGGGACCTGGAACTGCTGCGGCTGCCCATCGGCACCCCGGTCGTGAACGCGCGGCTGTACGTCCTGCGCTCGCTGGACGACGGGACATGGGCGGCGTGCGACGCCGGGGAGACCGGCGAGCTGTTCGTCGGCGGCGTCGTCGTCGGGCGCGGCTACCTGGGCGACCCGGACCGGACGCGCGAGGCGTTCTTCCGCGACCCGTTCGGCCCCTCGCCGACCGGGCGCCTCTACCGGACGGGCGACGCGGTGCGGCTGCTGCCCGCGGGCGCGGGCGGGGCGGATCGGCCGACCCTGCAGTACCTCGGGCGCGTCGACCGGCAGGTGAAGATCTCCGGGGTCCGGATGGAGCTGGGGGAGATCGAGGCGGTGCTGCAGCGGCACCCGTCGGTGGGCGCGGCGGCGGTGGTCGTGCACGAGTACCCGGCCAGGTAG
- a CDS encoding pyridoxal-phosphate dependent enzyme: protein MKLKAAAAMVDAAERDGLLAAGSTIVESSSGNLGIALSLIAADRGLKFICVTDPRCNPASMRVMRALGAEVRVVSETDANGGFLESRIRYVRSLCEADGYVWLNQYANRNNWLAHYRGTAPAIDREFPDLEILFVGAGTTGTLMGCARYFREHRRPVTIVAVDAVGSVTFGGVPGPRMVPGLGTSSRPALVDESLIDDVVHVPSPTRSGRPTPCRPAGSCSAARPAPSCPARPAGWTPSTPAPTPSRSPSRPTSASATSTRSTPRAGSASTSPASLPNRIPTAPIF from the coding sequence GTGAAATTGAAGGCGGCCGCCGCGATGGTGGACGCCGCCGAACGCGACGGCCTGCTCGCGGCCGGCTCGACGATCGTCGAATCGTCCTCGGGCAACCTCGGCATCGCGCTCAGCCTCATCGCCGCCGACCGCGGCCTGAAGTTCATCTGCGTCACCGACCCCCGCTGCAACCCGGCGTCGATGCGGGTCATGCGGGCCCTCGGCGCCGAGGTCCGGGTGGTGTCGGAGACCGACGCGAACGGCGGCTTCCTGGAGAGCCGCATCCGGTACGTCCGGAGCCTCTGCGAGGCGGACGGGTACGTCTGGCTGAACCAGTACGCCAACCGCAACAACTGGCTCGCGCACTACCGCGGCACCGCCCCCGCGATCGACCGCGAGTTCCCCGACCTGGAGATCCTGTTCGTCGGCGCCGGCACCACCGGCACCCTGATGGGCTGCGCCCGGTACTTCCGCGAGCACCGCCGCCCCGTCACGATCGTGGCGGTCGACGCCGTCGGCTCCGTCACCTTCGGCGGCGTCCCCGGCCCCCGCATGGTGCCCGGCCTCGGCACCAGCAGCCGTCCCGCCCTGGTCGACGAGTCCCTGATCGACGACGTCGTGCACGTCCCGAGCCCGACACGATCCGGACGGCCCACGCCCTGTCGTCCCGCGGGTTCCTGTTCGGCGGCTCGACCGGCACCGTCGTGTCCGGCGCGTCCCGCTGGCTGGACGCCAAGTACCCCGGCGCCGACCCCGTCGCGGTCGCCATCGCGCCCGACCTCGGCGAGCGCTACCTCGACTCGCTCTACGCCGAGGGCTGGCTCCGCGAGCACTTCGCCGGCGTCATTACCGAACCGGATTCCAACGGCGCCGATATTCTAG
- the sbnB gene encoding 2,3-diaminopropionate biosynthesis protein SbnB, whose product MSQVPAFAVISGAQVHEAVAGREEEVVAMVETAYRLHGEGRTINPDSYFLRFPDRPSDRIIALPASVEGDVGVHGVKWISSFPGNVARGFPRASAVLILNDAETGYPFACLESSIISASRTAASAALAAAALSDRRGGRPRRVGFVGGGLIARYVHTYLAATGFAFDELAVHDLSAEHAAGFKGYLERTEKGEVTVHDTAESLIRACDLVVFATVAGEPHVHDPSWFAHAPLVLHVSLRDLSPEIILDAWNVVDDVEHCMKANTSPHLAEQRVGHRDFVAGTLYDVLTGRIAPPADRPVVFSPFGLGVLDLAVARHVYDEVSASGALHTIPGFFHDLSRHG is encoded by the coding sequence ATGTCGCAGGTCCCCGCATTCGCCGTGATCTCGGGCGCCCAGGTGCACGAGGCCGTCGCCGGACGGGAGGAGGAGGTCGTCGCGATGGTCGAGACGGCCTACCGGCTGCACGGCGAGGGGCGGACGATCAACCCCGACTCCTACTTCCTGCGCTTCCCCGACCGGCCGTCCGACCGCATCATCGCGCTGCCCGCCTCGGTCGAGGGCGATGTGGGCGTGCACGGTGTCAAGTGGATCTCCAGCTTCCCCGGCAACGTCGCCCGCGGCTTCCCCCGCGCCTCCGCCGTCCTCATCCTCAACGACGCCGAGACCGGCTACCCCTTCGCCTGCCTGGAGAGCTCCATCATCAGCGCGTCCCGCACCGCCGCGTCCGCCGCGCTCGCCGCCGCGGCCCTGTCGGACCGGCGCGGCGGCCGTCCGCGCCGGGTCGGTTTCGTCGGCGGCGGCCTCATCGCCCGGTACGTGCACACCTACCTCGCGGCCACCGGCTTCGCCTTCGACGAGCTCGCCGTGCACGACCTGTCCGCCGAGCACGCCGCGGGCTTCAAGGGCTACCTCGAGCGCACCGAGAAGGGCGAGGTCACCGTCCACGACACCGCCGAGAGCCTGATCCGCGCCTGCGACCTCGTCGTCTTCGCGACCGTCGCGGGCGAGCCCCACGTGCACGACCCGTCCTGGTTCGCGCACGCCCCGCTCGTCCTGCACGTCTCCCTGCGCGACCTCTCCCCCGAGATCATCCTGGACGCGTGGAACGTCGTCGACGACGTCGAGCACTGCATGAAGGCGAACACGTCCCCGCACCTGGCCGAACAGCGCGTGGGCCACCGCGACTTCGTCGCCGGCACCCTGTACGACGTCCTCACCGGCCGGATCGCCCCGCCCGCCGACCGTCCGGTCGTCTTCTCCCCGTTCGGCCTCGGCGTCCTCGACCTCGCCGTCGCCCGGCACGTCTACGACGAGGTCTCCGCCTCCGGCGCCCTGCACACGATCCCCGGCTTCTTCCACGACCTCTCCCGCCACGGTTGA
- a CDS encoding Uma2 family endonuclease, producing MHEDEDVLLRGFLDFGTPDGFRAELIDGEIVVSPPPALRHEKCISKINRQVMRHRPDDWDFAGNVGLILPSSEGHPENRVIPDGTFAPVELDVFGAEGYWLLVEPDTISMVVEVTSSRPNLDRQAKRHGYARAGIPLYLLVDRDKKRVSLFSEPEDDDYKHTHRVPFGEKLMLPEPFDFDLDTSDFA from the coding sequence ATGCACGAGGACGAGGACGTTCTCCTGCGGGGATTCCTCGACTTTGGTACCCCCGACGGCTTCCGGGCCGAACTGATCGACGGAGAGATCGTCGTGTCCCCACCGCCCGCGCTTCGGCATGAGAAGTGCATCTCGAAGATCAACCGACAGGTCATGCGGCATCGACCGGACGACTGGGACTTCGCCGGCAACGTCGGCCTGATCTTGCCGAGCAGTGAGGGCCATCCGGAGAACCGCGTGATACCGGACGGTACCTTCGCGCCCGTCGAGCTCGACGTGTTCGGAGCCGAAGGGTATTGGCTCCTGGTGGAGCCCGACACCATCTCCATGGTGGTCGAGGTCACGTCGTCGCGGCCGAACCTGGACCGGCAGGCGAAACGGCACGGCTACGCGCGGGCGGGCATCCCGCTGTATCTCCTGGTGGACAGGGACAAGAAGCGGGTGTCGCTGTTCAGCGAGCCGGAGGACGACGACTACAAGCACACCCATCGCGTGCCGTTCGGGGAGAAGCTCATGCTCCCGGAGCCCTTCGACTTCGACCTGGACACCTCCGACTTCGCCTGA
- a CDS encoding acyl-CoA dehydrogenase family protein: MELAVTEEQRELRDALRRFFADRSPGAEVRRLMETAEGHDPAVWAQMAGQLGLQGLAIPEEHGGAGFGMRELAVVFEEMGRALVCAPFLATITAAAGLAAGEGGHDLLPGIADGSTIATLAVAEDDGRWDFGSVTATVTGGTLRGVKSFVPDGHIADLLLVAARDADGVALFAVEGGAGVVRTLLPTVDQTRKLARIEFDGAPVRRVGGADAVLRALDTAAVALAAEQLGGAQRTLDMTVEYVKVRRQFGRPIGSFQAIKHRCADMFVLVESARSAVLNAAAVADARPAELPAAAALAQAYCSDAYLHTAGEAIQMHGGIGFTWEHDAHLYFKRAQGSRQLFGSSDHHRERLGALAGITGAA, from the coding sequence ATGGAGCTCGCCGTCACCGAGGAGCAGCGGGAGCTGCGGGACGCGCTGCGGCGGTTCTTCGCCGACCGGTCCCCCGGCGCCGAGGTGCGGCGGCTCATGGAGACCGCCGAGGGCCACGATCCGGCGGTGTGGGCGCAGATGGCCGGGCAGCTCGGGCTGCAGGGCCTCGCGATCCCCGAGGAGCACGGCGGTGCCGGGTTCGGGATGCGGGAGCTGGCCGTGGTGTTCGAGGAGATGGGACGGGCGCTGGTGTGCGCCCCCTTCCTCGCGACGATCACCGCCGCGGCGGGACTCGCGGCGGGTGAGGGCGGGCACGATCTGCTGCCCGGCATCGCGGACGGGTCGACGATCGCGACCCTCGCGGTGGCCGAGGACGACGGGCGCTGGGACTTCGGCTCCGTGACCGCGACCGTCACCGGCGGGACGCTCCGCGGCGTCAAGAGCTTCGTCCCCGACGGGCACATCGCCGATCTGCTGCTCGTGGCCGCGCGGGACGCGGACGGCGTCGCGCTGTTCGCCGTCGAGGGCGGCGCCGGGGTCGTCCGGACCCTCCTGCCGACGGTCGACCAGACGCGCAAGCTGGCGCGGATCGAATTCGACGGCGCTCCGGTGCGCCGGGTGGGCGGGGCGGACGCCGTCCTGCGGGCGCTCGACACGGCGGCGGTGGCGCTGGCGGCCGAGCAGCTCGGCGGCGCGCAGCGGACGCTGGACATGACGGTCGAGTACGTGAAGGTGCGCAGGCAGTTCGGGCGGCCGATCGGGTCGTTCCAGGCGATCAAGCACCGGTGCGCGGACATGTTCGTGCTGGTGGAGTCGGCGCGGTCGGCGGTGCTGAACGCGGCGGCCGTCGCGGACGCGCGCCCGGCGGAGCTGCCCGCGGCGGCGGCGCTGGCGCAGGCGTACTGCTCGGACGCCTACCTCCACACGGCCGGCGAGGCGATCCAGATGCACGGCGGGATCGGCTTCACCTGGGAACACGACGCGCACCTGTACTTCAAGCGCGCCCAGGGGTCGCGGCAGCTGTTCGGGTCGTCCGACCACCATCGCGAGCGCCTGGGCGCCCTCGCGGGCATCACGGGTGCGGCCTGA
- a CDS encoding HEAT repeat domain-containing protein, translating to MYDCTRAAVPFLLEIAAGDAPGRDGVLELLGSIGGSGDAPATAAVAAATPVFLGLIADPDAGVREGALRALAACGSRSAEIVPALRRRLADEPDADVRRTIVEVRAGLGEDPRRLHEIVDGAGDPGTRLAALAAVARTYPAPARRALALIDELVAGAPAPRARDERPATPTLIGNLRALTAGETGGRRVPELGDLVHGLGRELGDRAAQRVELAEGLLRAPDRERRIDGLRAAGGLTRALRGPYGDVVTLVGERLADPEPRVAGAAVGVLEDLFALAAPAADDLAAFLEAAPRARRYPEDRREGWVDTYASGPPSVGGALKALARLGDARALPMLREVLEWDEPPPDLGWAIGALGEAAAGLVPLIRRRLTDLPAVSGYDRPRDGLAWALSTFGPAAAEAVPELVALLRAAPGSNVHHALRRLGPAAPEAVPVLRGLLDGTTRDGLDAARTLWAIEGDAGAVLPVLLAGLDEPATPAIEGLAALGPAGRPAAGRLRELMASGDTGPGAAWPRLHAAEAVWRTEGEVAGVLPVLRAVWAENVHTRVHVAGVLGEMGTDAREAAPLLEDELGRTWRHTHSPHGGSSSHDVDRDEKLLAACDSALRSVTR from the coding sequence GTGTACGACTGCACGCGGGCGGCGGTCCCGTTCCTGCTGGAGATCGCCGCCGGGGACGCGCCCGGACGGGACGGGGTGCTGGAGCTGCTCGGGAGCATCGGCGGCTCGGGCGACGCGCCGGCGACGGCCGCGGTCGCGGCGGCGACGCCCGTGTTCCTCGGGCTGATCGCCGATCCCGATGCCGGGGTCCGCGAGGGCGCGCTGCGGGCGCTCGCCGCGTGCGGGTCGCGGTCGGCGGAGATCGTCCCCGCGCTGCGGCGGCGGCTGGCGGACGAACCGGACGCGGACGTCCGCCGGACGATCGTCGAGGTCCGCGCCGGTCTCGGCGAGGACCCCCGCCGGCTGCACGAGATCGTGGACGGCGCGGGCGACCCCGGCACCCGGCTGGCGGCGCTCGCCGCCGTCGCCCGGACGTACCCTGCACCGGCCCGCCGCGCACTCGCGCTGATCGACGAGCTGGTCGCGGGGGCGCCGGCACCGCGGGCGCGGGACGAGCGGCCCGCCACGCCGACGCTGATCGGGAACCTGCGGGCGCTGACGGCCGGGGAGACCGGCGGACGGCGCGTCCCGGAGCTGGGCGATCTGGTCCACGGGCTCGGCCGGGAACTGGGCGACCGCGCCGCCCAGCGCGTCGAGCTGGCCGAGGGGCTGCTGCGGGCGCCCGACCGGGAGCGGAGGATCGACGGGCTGCGGGCGGCGGGCGGCCTCACCCGTGCATTGCGCGGCCCGTACGGGGACGTCGTCACGCTGGTCGGGGAACGGCTGGCCGACCCGGAGCCGCGGGTGGCCGGAGCCGCGGTCGGCGTCCTGGAGGACCTGTTCGCCCTGGCGGCGCCCGCCGCCGACGACCTGGCCGCGTTCCTGGAGGCCGCTCCCCGGGCGCGGCGGTACCCCGAGGACCGGCGCGAGGGCTGGGTCGACACGTACGCGAGCGGCCCGCCGAGCGTCGGCGGAGCCCTCAAGGCGCTGGCGCGGCTCGGCGACGCGCGGGCGCTGCCGATGCTGCGGGAGGTGCTGGAGTGGGACGAGCCGCCGCCCGATCTCGGCTGGGCCATCGGCGCGCTGGGCGAGGCCGCCGCCGGGCTCGTCCCGCTGATCCGCCGCCGGTTGACCGACCTGCCCGCCGTGTCCGGATACGACCGGCCGCGCGACGGGCTGGCCTGGGCACTGAGCACGTTCGGCCCGGCGGCCGCGGAGGCGGTTCCGGAGCTGGTCGCCCTGCTGCGGGCCGCCCCGGGCTCGAACGTGCACCACGCGCTGCGGCGGCTCGGCCCGGCGGCGCCGGAGGCGGTACCGGTGCTGCGCGGCCTGCTGGACGGCACGACGCGGGACGGCCTGGACGCGGCACGCACGCTGTGGGCGATCGAGGGGGACGCGGGCGCCGTCCTGCCCGTCCTGCTGGCCGGGCTGGACGAGCCCGCCACACCGGCGATCGAGGGGCTGGCGGCGCTCGGTCCCGCCGGGCGCCCGGCCGCCGGGCGCCTCCGGGAGCTGATGGCCTCCGGCGACACCGGGCCGGGCGCGGCGTGGCCGCGCCTCCACGCGGCGGAGGCGGTGTGGCGGACCGAGGGCGAGGTCGCGGGCGTCCTGCCGGTGCTGCGGGCGGTGTGGGCCGAGAACGTCCACACCCGCGTGCACGTCGCGGGCGTCCTCGGGGAGATGGGGACGGACGCGCGGGAGGCGGCGCCCCTGCTGGAGGACGAGCTGGGCCGGACGTGGCGCCACACCCACTCCCCCCACGGCGGTTCCTCCAGCCACGACGTCGACCGCGACGAGAAGCTCCTGGCCGCGTGCGATTCCGCTTTGCGGAGTGTCACCCGTTAG
- a CDS encoding ADP-ribosylglycohydrolase family protein, protein MTANRRASGAMFGLAYGDSLGAATEFLTMDQILRRFGPDGPTQLNGDPALVTDDTQMAIAVGRGLLDALANPPFTPDLVTPMWRRRFVDWLRDPENNRAPGNTCLRACAELEAHKPWVEATVHGSKGCGANMRVAPVGLAPGLTDETRAGASQLQAAMTHGHPTGLAASELTAFAVRWLADGMAPADLPGALRDRCLEQRTVYHERWLGTLWQRPGMPDPETFVARGWDECREVLERLGDAVARGDRTSDPCASTGAGWVAEEALATGLLCFLLFPDDPVRAIWRGAASSGDSDSIACLAGAFAGAHLGMDAWPAEWAGRIEYADELARLGTAWD, encoded by the coding sequence ATGACGGCGAATCGACGGGCGAGCGGGGCGATGTTCGGACTGGCGTACGGGGACTCCCTGGGCGCGGCGACCGAGTTCCTCACCATGGACCAGATCCTGCGTCGGTTCGGCCCCGACGGGCCGACGCAGCTCAACGGCGACCCGGCGCTCGTCACCGACGACACGCAGATGGCGATCGCGGTGGGGCGCGGGCTGCTGGACGCGCTGGCGAACCCGCCGTTCACCCCCGATCTCGTCACGCCGATGTGGCGGCGCCGGTTCGTCGACTGGCTGCGCGACCCCGAGAACAACCGGGCACCCGGCAACACGTGCCTGCGGGCGTGCGCGGAGCTGGAGGCGCACAAGCCGTGGGTGGAGGCGACCGTCCACGGGTCCAAGGGGTGCGGGGCCAACATGCGGGTCGCGCCGGTCGGGCTCGCGCCGGGGCTGACGGACGAGACGCGCGCCGGGGCGTCCCAGCTGCAGGCGGCGATGACGCACGGGCACCCGACGGGGCTGGCGGCGAGCGAGCTGACGGCGTTCGCCGTCCGGTGGCTCGCCGACGGCATGGCCCCGGCGGACCTGCCGGGCGCGCTCCGCGACCGCTGCCTGGAGCAGCGGACCGTCTACCACGAGCGGTGGCTGGGGACGCTGTGGCAGCGGCCCGGCATGCCCGACCCGGAGACGTTCGTCGCGCGCGGCTGGGACGAGTGCCGGGAGGTCCTCGAACGGCTCGGCGACGCGGTGGCGCGCGGCGACCGGACGAGCGACCCGTGCGCGTCCACCGGCGCCGGCTGGGTCGCGGAGGAGGCCCTGGCCACCGGCCTGCTGTGCTTCCTGCTGTTCCCGGACGACCCGGTGCGCGCGATCTGGCGCGGCGCCGCGAGCTCGGGCGACTCCGACTCGATCGCGTGCCTGGCGGGCGCGTTCGCGGGCGCGCACCTGGGCATGGACGCCTGGCCGGCCGAGTGGGCGGGCCGCATCGAGTACGCGGACGAGCTGGCGCGGCTCGGCACCGCCTGGGACTGA
- a CDS encoding TIGR03668 family PPOX class F420-dependent oxidoreductase, producing MPVDDALRLLSGAPVARLATVGEDGRPHLVPVTFAVHRGAVHIAVDHKPKSTRDLRRLANIRANPGVALLADHYDDDWTRLWWVRADGHARIVEEPGRMREPVRLLADRYPQYRDRPPEGPVITIVIDRITGWTAS from the coding sequence ATGCCGGTGGACGACGCGCTCCGCCTGCTGTCGGGTGCGCCCGTCGCGCGCCTCGCCACCGTCGGTGAGGACGGCCGTCCCCACCTGGTCCCGGTGACGTTCGCCGTGCACCGCGGCGCCGTCCACATCGCCGTCGACCACAAGCCGAAGAGCACCCGCGACCTGCGCAGGCTGGCCAACATCCGCGCCAACCCGGGCGTCGCGCTCCTCGCCGACCACTACGACGACGACTGGACGCGGCTGTGGTGGGTCCGCGCGGACGGCCACGCCCGCATCGTCGAGGAGCCCGGCCGCATGCGCGAACCCGTCCGCCTCCTCGCGGACCGCTACCCGCAGTACCGGGACCGCCCGCCCGAGGGCCCCGTCATCACGATCGTCATCGACCGCATCACCGGCTGGACGGCGTCCTAG
- a CDS encoding enoyl-CoA hydratase — protein MAFVLTGKPRPHVTQITLNRPERMNAMAFDVMVPFREALEAASRDNDTRAVVITGAGRGFCSGADLESPGPIPGIEGLTLPTIALRSMELLDDVVRTMRRVHQPVIAAVNGPAIGGGFCLGVAADIRLAADTAVFRAAGINNGLTAAELGLGYLLPRAVGSSRAFEIMLSGRDVDAAEAERIGLVSRVVPGEKLLDASLDLAERIAGFSRPGVELTKRMLWAGLHAGSLDAHMDTEGLGQLFVRLTTQNFEESIKARKENRPPEFRD, from the coding sequence ATGGCATTCGTCCTGACCGGCAAGCCGCGCCCGCACGTCACGCAGATCACCCTGAACCGGCCCGAGCGGATGAACGCGATGGCCTTCGACGTCATGGTCCCGTTCCGCGAGGCGCTCGAGGCGGCGAGCCGCGACAACGACACCCGTGCCGTCGTGATCACCGGCGCGGGCCGCGGCTTCTGCTCGGGCGCCGACCTGGAGTCGCCGGGCCCGATCCCCGGCATCGAGGGCCTCACCCTGCCGACGATCGCGCTGCGCTCGATGGAGCTGCTCGACGACGTCGTCCGCACGATGCGCCGCGTCCACCAGCCGGTGATCGCCGCCGTCAACGGCCCGGCGATCGGCGGCGGGTTCTGCCTGGGCGTCGCCGCCGACATCCGGCTCGCCGCCGACACCGCCGTGTTCCGCGCCGCCGGGATCAACAACGGCCTCACCGCCGCCGAGCTCGGCCTCGGCTACCTGCTGCCGCGCGCCGTCGGCTCGTCCCGCGCCTTCGAGATCATGCTGTCCGGACGGGACGTCGACGCCGCCGAGGCCGAGCGCATCGGGCTCGTCTCCCGCGTCGTCCCCGGCGAGAAGCTCCTGGACGCGTCCCTCGACCTCGCCGAGCGGATCGCCGGGTTCAGCCGGCCCGGCGTCGAGCTGACCAAGCGGATGCTGTGGGCCGGGCTGCACGCGGGCAGCCTCGACGCCCACATGGACACCGAGGGCCTCGGCCAGTTGTTCGTCCGCCTCACCACGCAGAACTTCGAGGAGTCGATCAAGGCGCGGAAGGAGAACCGGCCGCCCGAGTTCCGGGACTGA
- a CDS encoding class II aldolase/adducin family protein, with amino-acid sequence MVLEDERAALCDVGRRLAGTGLVTGASGNVSVRSGDLVAVTPGGMMLDRMRPEDCPVVDTAGRLVAGERAPSSETPMHLALYEATPAAAIVHTHSTYGAVVATTMAELPPIHYNTLLLGGVVKVAEYATYGTPELAANVRAAMAGGKRAALMANHGGVAIGGDLDEAFENARLLEWLCGVYVRARTIGEPRVLTDAELAAVAERGLAPPELPPL; translated from the coding sequence ATGGTGCTGGAGGACGAGCGGGCCGCGCTGTGCGACGTGGGCCGCAGGCTGGCCGGGACGGGCCTGGTGACGGGCGCGTCCGGCAACGTCAGCGTGCGGTCGGGCGATCTGGTGGCGGTCACGCCGGGCGGGATGATGCTCGACCGGATGCGGCCGGAGGACTGTCCGGTGGTGGACACGGCGGGACGGCTCGTCGCGGGGGAGCGGGCCCCGTCGTCGGAGACGCCGATGCACCTGGCCCTGTACGAGGCGACGCCCGCGGCGGCGATCGTCCACACCCACTCGACGTACGGGGCGGTGGTGGCCACGACGATGGCGGAGCTGCCGCCGATCCACTACAACACGCTGCTGCTGGGCGGCGTCGTGAAGGTCGCCGAGTACGCCACGTACGGGACGCCCGAGCTCGCGGCGAACGTCCGGGCGGCGATGGCGGGCGGGAAGCGGGCCGCGCTGATGGCCAACCACGGCGGCGTCGCGATCGGCGGCGACCTGGACGAGGCGTTCGAGAACGCGCGGCTGCTGGAGTGGCTGTGCGGCGTGTACGTGCGGGCGCGGACGATCGGGGAGCCGCGCGTGCTGACGGACGCGGAACTGGCGGCGGTCGCCGAGCGGGGGCTGGCGCCGCCGGAACTCCCGCCCTTGTAA
- a CDS encoding carbohydrate kinase family protein: protein MTVVTLGAHILDVLARPVEGIPDGQDTVVVEEIRATAAGAAAGTAVALARLGNEVVSVGAIGDDDLGDLLVAIMNRNGVDVTGLVRRTADQTSASVLPIRGDGGRPSLHVPGANLTLTPAAVERGLLVAADAVHLGGPDVTSGLNDPAFFAMLTAARAGGTIVTMDLLSNLPDLLKGATAFLPYVDHVLPNLEQALAMTGETDPADAARALLAAGPASATVTMGAAGSLVATAGGVETVRALPVDVVDTTGCGDAYCAGFITALLRGRDVPEASRWGTAAAATVAQGLGSDAGLTDLSTVLALNG, encoded by the coding sequence ATGACCGTCGTGACGCTCGGCGCGCACATCCTGGACGTGCTCGCGCGCCCCGTCGAGGGCATCCCGGACGGCCAGGACACGGTCGTCGTCGAGGAGATCCGGGCGACCGCCGCGGGCGCCGCCGCCGGGACCGCGGTCGCGCTCGCCCGGCTCGGCAACGAGGTCGTCTCCGTCGGCGCCATCGGCGACGACGACCTCGGCGACCTGCTCGTCGCGATCATGAACCGGAACGGGGTGGACGTCACGGGCCTGGTCCGCCGCACCGCCGACCAGACGAGCGCGTCCGTGCTGCCGATCCGCGGCGACGGCGGGCGCCCCAGCCTCCACGTGCCGGGCGCGAACCTCACCCTCACCCCCGCGGCGGTCGAGCGGGGCCTGCTCGTCGCCGCGGACGCCGTCCACCTCGGCGGGCCCGACGTCACGTCGGGGCTGAACGACCCGGCGTTCTTCGCGATGCTCACGGCCGCGCGGGCCGGCGGCACGATCGTCACGATGGACCTGCTGTCGAACCTGCCCGACCTGCTGAAGGGCGCCACCGCGTTCCTGCCGTACGTCGACCACGTCCTGCCGAACCTGGAGCAGGCCCTCGCGATGACCGGCGAGACCGACCCGGCGGACGCGGCCCGCGCGCTGCTCGCCGCCGGCCCCGCCTCCGCGACCGTCACCATGGGCGCGGCGGGCAGCCTGGTCGCGACGGCCGGCGGCGTCGAGACCGTCCGGGCGCTGCCCGTCGACGTCGTCGACACCACCGGCTGCGGCGACGCCTACTGCGCCGGGTTCATCACCGCCCTCCTGCGCGGCCGGGACGTGCCCGAGGCGTCCCGCTGGGGCACGGCGGCCGCCGCGACCGTCGCCCAGGGGCTCGGCTCCGACGCGGGCCTGACCGACCTGAGCACGGTCCTGGCGCTGAACGGCTAG